The following are encoded together in the Homalodisca vitripennis isolate AUS2020 unplaced genomic scaffold, UT_GWSS_2.1 ScUCBcl_334;HRSCAF=2093, whole genome shotgun sequence genome:
- the LOC124370574 gene encoding MFS-type transporter clz9-like yields the protein MGKIRGKWTEESMKAVVQSVLKGEKSIRESSQRYCVPKSSLSDRLKNLKRGQEAVLKPNTDNKGTFQRTFNEEQERMLYEHCKKLDAQLMPLNRTEFMKLAYQFAEVLKVKHRFNKSTKMARKAFYYDFMTKYEDLSLRTAQSTSLQRAVGFNKEQVSRFFDKLTELMTKYTFPPSRIFNADETGVSVVHTSSLKVISSKGKKQVGKLTTAERGRNVTILLCINATGDQFIPPLFVLPRQRIDVELKKDAPLGSIFDGQPNGWITKDGFLKWLTLFQERVKSDEKSPVLLIVDGHGSHKDLDVIVFAKEHHIHMISLPPHTSHKMQPLDRAIMKPFKNAYNEACSLWMRRYPLMKIALKDIAGLVNEAFLKICRMELAKSGFACTGISPLNPNIFTDLDFQASLFSQMDTDSQPENASGPETSKSLCQPEQSSFLDLTVPGTSAKSPNVLEAISPLPSSSNSKFKIRKGRAEKSEILTSTPYKSQLKHAEH from the coding sequence ATGGGGAAGATACGGGGTAAGTGGACTGAAGAAAGCATGAAAGCTGTTGTGCAGAGCGTGTTAAAGGGAGAAAAATCAATTAGAGAGTCTAGTCAAAGATACTGTGTTCCCAAAAGTTCTTTGTCAGATAGACTCAAAAACTTAAAACGTGGACAGGAAGCCGTACTAAAACCTAATACAGATAATAAAGGTACTTTTCAGCGTACTTTTAATGAAGAACAAGAGCGTATGTTGTatgaacattgtaaaaaattagatGCCCAGCTCATGCCACTTAACAGAACTGAATTTATGAAACTTGCGTATCAGTTTGCCGAAGTTTTAAAAGTCAAGCATCGTTTCAACAAATCTACAAAAATGGCAAGGAAAGCATTTTATTACGATTTTATGACTAAATATGAAGATTTAAGCTTAAGAACAGCTCAATCTACAAGCTTACAACGTGCTGTAGGTTTTAACAAGGAACAAGTGTCAAGATTTTTTGACAAGCTAACTGAATTGATGACTAAATATACTTTCCCACCGTCCAGAATATTTAACGCCGACGAAACTGGCGTTTCTGTTGTACATACAAGCAGTCTTAAAGTTATTTCGTCTAAAGGAAAAAAACAAGTAGGTAAATTGACAACTGCGGAAAGAGGTCGGAATGTCACAATCTTACTGTGTATCAATGCAACTGGCGATCAATTTATTCCCCCATTATTTGTATTGCCAAGACAAAGAATTGATGTTGAGCTTAAGAAGGATGCTCCACTAGGTAGTATTTTTGATGGACAACCAAATGGCTGGATAACTAAGGATGGGTTCTTGAAATGGTTAACCTTATTTCAGGAACGAGTCAAATCAGATGAGAAAAGTCCTGTCCTGTTAATTGTAGATGGCCATGGTAGCCACAAAGATTTAGATGTCATTGTATTTGCTAAAGAACATCATATTCACATGATTAGCCTTCCTCCACACACATCACACAAAATGCAACCGTTAGACAGGGCCATCATGAAGCCATTCAAAAATGCATATAACGAAGCATGTTCTTTGTGGATGAGAAGGTATCCTTTGATGAAAATAGCTCTCAAAGACATTGCTGGCTTAGTAAATGAAGCGTTCTTGAAAATATGCCGAATGGAACTGGCAAAATCAGGGTTTGCCTGTACAGGAATAAGTCCATTAAACCCTAACATATTTACCGATCTGGATTTTCAGGCTTCATTGTTCTCTCAGATGGATACGGATAGCCAACCAGAGAATGCTTCCGGACCAGAAACATCAAAATCCTTGTGCCAACCCGAACAGTCTAGTTTTCTAGATTTAACTGTTCCTGGCACATCAGCCAAGTCACCTAATGTCTTGGAAGCTATCTCACCTCTCCCCAGCAGCTCAAATTCAAAGTTTAAGATTAGAAAAGGAAGAGCTGAAAAAAGTGAAATTCTTACCTCAACACCTTACAAGTCTCAATTGAAACACGCCGAGCATTAG